The following proteins are co-located in the Besnoitia besnoiti strain Bb-Ger1 chromosome Unknown contig00007, whole genome shotgun sequence genome:
- a CDS encoding uncharacterized protein (encoded by transcript BESB_073870) has product MGRGETSRLALAALFRACVACAAFVWRPVCQALRPLGAMCRRFAADNAFPLGLGLSLLGAFLLATFLLSFFVSWILGCILAFFLVLTLLYHLTTVTVFPGSSSFFKRQMELQFCAAAIGPLRDHLEVLELFLSFLLYRAYLLQAAAGCAAGAKRRDQRDPHARLAALPAPLPALLHEEDSEAEDADEETPEAVRRRSVGAPCRSVSSVSSASSASSSVSAAASRDRSSGARRRPSTPEAPAADEPPPERFFFSRWPSVSCLPPSPLAFCSGARAASPASSGRARSAAAAPRLAPRATVPFPPPLLLSPGLSPSPPASSPSPLWLASSPQPLPAGALVAGVTMKEIRESCLALASLLRVIERARCKAGAAAGDGGAALSAPAASPRAASSHNDRQESPRFSSRASSSSLSPAPRKEVAADGATLSALDRSPKEAFEEMEMTCFPPYLPADPRHISEDTTIASGRERELRQDPHPGSTEWARGGGDAAEAQPGDDEESVASPLLLGWSRHDAPTISETQRGYLTWQQKGVFYHGSQLLFHLVHLSLDVKPKAASRAADRGRPRRAASASEAASAASVPFAALFGLLRTVPAAAASPRAAPPSPGSAALSTPGAVGKDAAGSVRREGEDPRASAPAAAAPSSRSEPQASPGADPALCPSSAPRLLPSTAAPSPASTPSLTPSPLRVSVASLALAGCGASREASRVEDARLLRSPEQAGDACADVNWPAFHCSAALFHLRQLLLVLSPHLPTSSSRKSGAVRRRSSAASTTSGAPGILEVPPLASLPLLLLRSLISPPLSSFLLIAGELEETQGGTELWIPVAETHALSLLVSALLFPCSWLKRKLARWLRRGWKPAAGAAPSAHTAPALDGPDANVSLGAAVDAAKRVPLPPLRVDAGEQPEAQRLEETTGLANVTQRGYALVRAHSNESTLRLSSAPSVPELPPLAPAASPSPPPFCSRLRSRLSALLEPERRVYLHAVFFPAANTHWLLPATAFASPPAFSDLRATAAAAAAAEGRRLASAGSHASLDSVPAAPCPFADPNCLLTFVRGAPEGAGLCCCYATKDSRRASLLAAQAVGGAALQPVAPPTTPRALLTYRLFLLFAQLQRQEQVEVYVHAGGAESDEGHGGSLELQYIRGGRARTLRRLEPDDASADEVRQGEGGREPRRLSSETPRPHPKRIERKSTVFMAVAGAVTRALAAGAWAEVLAFLHALSRFLRSLCCVPSHVAGPRRGRGGERRGAEPAAIEDASGKAHLTCGGAALATRRFFARRLHRRAPRFVFHCACAGTTHRAECLRGGEACGGGERTHEGRPAESQDAAADVLHVGGNVLIFFNPNAGYLETAAIIGDGELGFYRRRGVSVLLFNYRGFGRSAGSSSPAATLADAAAVYRFVASWPGVKTVGVHGRSIGGLPAIFVALHQAHIRRSLVAWQHHAFTSSVPSPPLASYLDPAACTPASLPAAPAPLPSASRLAKGGSFVVRRGTEAGAGDRATEEERTRGGSPALPRISFLCADRTFSSLPDAAGGLLGSWAYWGVRGAAVTAHVGFSLSKFLTAAKRRSKEKALRQRRDSAGGEGEEAGGADASQGFARTPGRDEREEDAQADVERRAAEETSPPLLSPRASDGSSSGFEGESATDLEGCEAELDAAAEEVKQAVRSSRLEAGSVHAFLACGRHVRRVLVSDLRDEVIKESASLKTGVARALVERRRQQTRRELVEALMEEERRLDREGHRKTLDFNEERGNALQVFRARRHSVRASSGAADDSAVWSSADERAGDAEGAEKDERHSLALAFRSVGTVERSQARSFREWSLSASSEDDEEQHISCRRRATRAVHKLQSLLSASALTTASATPGDTLPLATPRPSFARASGSFSSRSLSFKASWRRPLRAALCSARQSSLAASQASGDWGEESVQGVCTPRCGEEEDDRETRTLAAEAETEAARERELRAFCEQEAALILRAQARKQKRLLRKVPAAWSLLTELLHCARLLSVSASLERGKRRASESRKWCIESVGAGAAFPLFSDSETSTEEETEEAVSDSDSDEEKMNCKSEEESDAESEASAENGGGAPAAARRRSFFRRGRSLSRRDSDRAGGRKKKTSRLDKYAEQFPILREALRTSALQVNARLRHLARSAPAPSSPRGDAPALHARPPPPQGRLLRRGLSGELRALGKRASSSFARSEKKPKLPLSRRISTRLSGNSVYTSLGRESDDELDSAADDGDSDSDAASGRGEREAAGDVEAEGAAERPRCTQMLAFEGRLPHAQVALRLLKIRRGVTSRDASPSLLRSLTSPRLHAKRDGGAGTSAAAMPSAALFSSSALDLAPGAIVPSPSFASESDEAASRVQRATSAASCELGSAASAPHHFSTPAPSISSLRLVHLPSQALAAAESPRELDRPLCEAIDETTLRAWLSPALSSFLASVGLLLSAELDAGGQPLGAALAQVSLRRRDGRRNKKALAQFAETLRVWGAVAADRAEALDGERDPKTWRARLLRELRGEWPEEIRGRSAERGHGRRAAERGRTGGATGPDRATDPASGDGGGKCEVEAGGDAPGGSAEAELGPYEARRLSADEGDSDADIVDEEAEEPRGGGPPQRLAFSSPSEFAVLSDLARHLPPHPEKEPPATWPSSFLFKSSSSSSLSSLRSAASRASSARTLNYSSAFPAVAALPAHVSALFAAAEAAVEQWEREGCDDLASVCRRATSRAARARDEAREKTRSSSSDAVAREVGTTSTVLSGLVSILEAQDSDSLLGCDALEDLLTFLRLKLSLMWHCARDCEASQGSLTSADEPTERGGEGDRKPAAGRSTCEDAAPTGLGSVGHPRAASPRTVFLLAKRLCACAQMLRLSAGGTFASWQSESRRAGEAAGGQGAAAPRRQASVHAEICRLLKALLAAERPARDLPRPPEVDALPADPSLDREFCGPSSAVLRRFAEELGFPALPLLFLHLRRAADRVADGAAREREAGRGEKRGGLAPPWLGARARMEGGAELRRAQKDGDVEEGEEETQRDLRPPDGLARDQSLQEFFVEKTQWSDAIAAFTRLQGLVCVARLRASLRLHAAFFLLLYRKTLYGAAAAPVAEAAPSPAALAPRGSRSAPPETRGEVTLQLRARPLLGSGPTSPRSSDDFLLLEEIPLDASSTQGAQPAASLRRDSEAAKTEAEASSLASAAGDDGEAGRLEALARARARWMLEQQLLLTVGRFVVIYLRFADSLWSAYLEPLSVCLRRAPPFARFADREEDISSLRAAREPNEERQGRREELLDAADSRRSSGSSAETERSSSATELSSFYPPASRVVAGGRLAVRGCLEVAGAAEGDPNAEKPKAKRLRFQRESAEDDLEGAADPRDTEDADAGAISSALWRSSFASSRRLMPGFLLPSSSGHNGPLGDDDLILLHLHLLDAGFIDAEKYAIPPLFSRCLSAFKQRLAARRRRDTGNAFGKTLLD; this is encoded by the exons atggggaggggggagacgtctcgcctcgcgctcgccgccctctttcgggcgtgcgtcgcgtgcgctgcgTTTGTCTGGCGCCCGGTGTGCCaggctctgcggccgcttGGCGCGATGTgccgtcgcttcgccgcggacAACGCCTTTCCGCTGGGGCTCGGGCTgagtctcctcggcgccttcctgctGGCCACGTTTCTGCTCtcgttcttcgtctcctggATCTTGGGCTGcatcctcgccttcttcctcgtgcTGACTCTGCTCTACCACCTCACCACCGTCACCGTCTTCCCGGGAAGCAGCTCGTTCTTCAAGCGGCAGATGGAGCTCCagttctgcgccgccgccattGGCCCGCTCCGCGACCACCTCGAAGTCCTCGaactcttcctctccttcctcctctaTCGCGCCTAccttctgcaggcggccgccggatgcgcggcaggcgcgaaaCGCCGAGACCAGAGAGACCCGCACGCCCgactcgccgcgctccccgcgccgctccccgcgctgctgcatgaAGAGGACTCCGaagccgaagacgccgacgaggagaccCCCGAAGCCGTCAGGCGGAGATCCGTCGGCGCCCCCTGCCGctccgtctcctccgtctcttccgcctcctccgcctcttcgtcggtctccgccgcggcctctcgcgaccgcagcagcggggcgcggcggcgaccctccacgccggaggcgcctgcagccgatGAGCCTCCCCCAGAGCgattcttcttctctcgctggcCATCGGTCTCCTgtctgccgccctcgccgctcgccttttGCTCGGGAGCCCGtgcagcctcgcccgcctcgtctgGGCGCGcacgctccgcggcggccgcgccgcggctcgccccgcgcgcgacagtcccctttccgccgccgcttcttctctcaccggggctgtcgccgtcgccgccggcgtcctccCCGTCCCCGCTGTGGCTGGCGTCGTCACCTCagccgctgcccgcgggTGCGCTCGTTGCTGGCGTGACGATGAAGGAAATCCGCGAGAGCTGCTTggccctcgcctcgctcctccgcgtcaTCGAGCGTGCGCGCTGCaaagcgggcgcggccgcaggcgacggtggcgccgcgctctcggcgcccgctgcctctccgcgcgccgcttcctcgcacAACGACCGGCAGGAGTCTCCGCGGttcagctcgcgcgcgtcgagctcttcgctgtcgccggcgccgcggaaggaggtcgcggccgacggcgcaACACTTTCTGCGCTGGATAGGAGTCCGAAGGAAGCTTTCGAGGAGATGGAGATGACCTGCTTTCCGCCCTACCTGCCCGCAGACCCGCGGCACATCAGCGAAGACACGACGATTGCCTcggggcgcgagcgagagctcCGACAGGACCCCCACCCCGGAAGCACGGAgtgggcgcgaggcggaggagacgccgccgaggcgcagcctggagacgacgaggagagcgtgGCGTccccgctgctgctcggctGGAGCAGGCACGACGCGCCGACGATCTCCGAGACGCAACGCGGCTACTTGACCTGGCAACAGAAGGGCGTCTTTTACCACGGCTCGCAGCTCCTCTTTCACCTCGTCCATCTCTCGCTGGACGTCAAGCCCAaagctgcgtcgcgcgccgcagaccgtGGCCGCCCcagacgcgcagcctcggcttctgaggcggcctctgccgcctccgtgcccttcgccgcgctctttGGCCTGCTGAGGACTgttcctgcggcggcggcgagtccgcgggccgcgccgccttcgccgggctcggcggcgctttCCACCCCCGGCGCCGTGGGGAAAGACGCCGCGGGAAGCGTGAggagggagggcgaagatccgcgcgcatccgcgcccgctgctgctgcgccttcctcacgcagcgagccgcaggcctcgcccggcgcggaCCCGGCGCTGTGcccgtcttccgcgccgcggttGCTCCcgtcgactgcggcgccgtcgcccgcgtcgacGCCCTCGCTGACGCCTtcccctctgcgcgtctctgtggcgtctctcgcgctcgccgggtgcggcgcgagccgagaggcgtcgcgcgtggaggatgcgcgcctccttcgctcgcCTGAGCAGGCGGGGgacgcctgcgcggacgTTAACTGGCCTGCGTTTCACTGCTCGGCTGCCCTCTTCCATCtacggcagctgctgcttgtGCTGTCACCCCATCTGCCGACTTCGAGCTCGCGGAAGTCCGGTGCGGTTCGccggcgctccagcgcggcgtcgacgaCCTCGGGCGCCCCGGGGATCCTCGAAGTCCCGCCGctggcctcgctgccgctgttgctgcttcgctcgctgatttcgcctccgctttcgTCCTTTCTGCTCATCGCCGGGGAactcgaggagacgcagggcgGCACCGAACTCTGGATTCCCGTCGCGGAGACTCACGCTCTTTCGCtgctcgtctccgccctcctcttccccTGCAGCTGGCTCAAAAGGAAACTCGCGCGCTGGCTGAGGCGCGGGTGgaagcccgcggcgggggctgcgccctcggcgcacacagcgcccgcgctggACGGCCCAGACGCGAACGtttctctcggcgccgcagtcgacgcggcgaagcgagtcCCCCTGCCCCCGCTCCGCGTAGACGCGGGCGAGCAACCCGAGGCCCAACGGCTAGAAGAGACGACTGGGCTCGCGAACGTGACGCAGAGAGGGTACGCACTCGTCCGTGCGCACTCGAACGAGTCCACGCTCCGcctgtcgtctgcgccgtcaGTCCCCGAGTTGCCCCccctggcgcctgcggcgtcgccctcgcccccccccttctgctcgcggctccgctcgcgcctgagcgcgctgctggagcccgagcgccgcgtctACTTGCACGCGGTCTTCTTCCCCGCTGCCAACACGCActggctgctgccggcgaccgcgttcgcctctccgcctgcgttTTCCGACCTCCGCGCaactgctgcggccgcagcagcagcggaaggccggcggctcgcgagcgcggggAGCCACGCCTCGCTGGACTCGGTGCCGGCGGCCCCCTGCCCTTTCGCGGACCCCAACTGTCTCTTAACgttcgtccgcggcgcgcccgagggcgcgggtctctgctgctgctacGCGACGAAggactcgcgccgcgccagtctcctcgcggcgcaggccgtgGGGGGGGCTGCTCTCCAgccggtcgcgccgccgacgacgccacGCGCACTTCTCACGTATCGCCTTTTCCTCCTGtttgcgcagctgcagcgccaggAGCAGGTGGAAGTGTACGTccacgctggcggcgcggagagtgACGAAGGGCACGGCGGCTCCCTGGAGCTTCAGTACatccgcggcgggcgcgcgcgcacgctgcggcggctcgagcccgacgacgcgtctgcagacgaagtgcggcagggcgagggcggccgcgagccgcggcggctgtcgagcgagacgccccGCCCGCACCCCAAGCGCATCGAGAGGAAGTCGACTGTCTTCATGGCGGTCGCAGGCGCTGTGACCCGCGCGCTGGCAGCGGGGGCCTGGGCGGAGGTGCTCGCCTTCTTACACGCCCTCAGCCGGTTCCTGCGCTCGCTGTGCTGCGTCCCTTCCCACGTCGCGGGgccccgccgcggtcgcggaggcgagaggcgcggagcggaGCCCGCGGCCATCGAAGACGCGTCAGGGAAGGCGCATCTcacctgcggaggcgcggcgctggcgacgcggagatTCTTCGCGCGGCGTTTGCACCGCCGCGCTCCCCGTTTCGTCTTCcactgcgcatgcgcaggcacCACACACCGCGCGGagtgcctgcgcggcggcgaagcctgCGGAGGGGGCGAGCGAACGCACGAGGGTCGCCCCGCGGAGAGtcaagacgccgccgcggacgtgCTCCACGTCGGAGGCAACGTGCTCATCTTCTTCAACCCCAACGCCGGCTACCTCGAAACCGCAGCGATcatcggcgacggcgaactcGGTTTCTACCGAAGACG GGGTGTGAGCGTCCTGCTGTTCAACTACCGCGGCTTCGGGCGCTCAGCCGGCTCGTCGAGCCCCGCAGCTAcgctcgcggacgccgcggcggtctaCCGATTCGTCGCTTCATGGCCAG GTGTCAAGACAGTAGGCGTCCACGGCCGGTCGATTGGCGGGTTGCCTGCGATTTTCGTGGCGCTGCACCAAGCACACATTCGTCGCTCGCTCGTCGCGTGGCAGCACCACGCGTTCACCTCCTCGGTTCCTTCGCCCCCTCTGGCATCGTATCTCGATCCTGCGGCATGCACACCTGCGTCGCTtccagccgcgccggcgccgctcccctcggcgtctcgcctAGCGAAGGGTGGCAGCTTCGTGGTGCGTCGCGGcacggaggccggcgcgggcgacagggctacggaggaggagaggacgcgcggggGGTcaccggcgctgccgcggatctccttcctctgcgcagacCGCAccttctcgtcgctgcccgacgccgcgggcggtcTCCTGGGCTCGTGGGCCTACTggggcgttcgcggcgcggcggtgaCAGCACATGTCGGCTTTTCGCTCTCCAAGTTCCTCACGGCCGCCAAGCGCCGCAGTAAAGAGAAAGCCttgcgccagcggcgcgacagcgcgggcggcgagggggaagaggccggcggcgcagatgcGTCGCAGGGCTTCGCGCGGACACCGGGGAGAGACGagcgggaggaggacgcgcaggcggatgtggagcggcgcgcggccgaggaGACGAGTCCTCCActcctctcgccgcgggcgagcgacggAAGCTCATCTGGCTTCGAGGGCGAGTCCGCAACGGACCTCGAaggctgcgaggcagagctcgatgccgcggcggaagaagtgAAACAAGCGGTGCGGAGTTCGCGGCTGGAGGCCGGCAGCGTTCACGCGTTCCTAGCGTGCGGCCGCCACGTCCGCAGAGTGTTGGTGTCTGATCTGAGGGACGAAGTCATCAAAGAATCTGCCTCGCTGAAaaccggcgtcgcgcgcgcgctcgtcgaaagacgcagacagcagacgcggcgcgagctggtGGAGGCCTTgatggaggaggagaggcgactcGACCGGGAAGGGCATCGTAAGACCCTCGACTtcaacgaggagagaggcaacGCGCTCCAAGttttccgcgctcgccgccactCGGTGCGCGCCTcaagcggcgcagcagacgacagTGCTGTGTGGAgcagcgccgacgagcgcgccggcgacgcagagggcgcagaaAAGGACGAAAGACACTCGCTGGCCCTCGCGTTCCGCAGTGTAGGTACAGTGGAGAGGTCACAGGCGCGGAGCTTCAGAGAGTGGTCTCTgagcgcgagcagcgaggaTGACGAAGAGCAGCACATCTCCtgccgaaggcgagcgacgcgc GCTGTGCACAAGTTGCAgtcgctgctgtctgcgtcCGCACTTACCActgcctccgcgacgcccggggacactctgcctctcgcgacTCCGCGTCCctcgttcgcgcgcgcgtcaggGAGCTtttcgtcgcgctcgctctcgttCAAGGCCTcctggcgccggccgctgcgcgccgccctctgttCTGCTCGGCAGTCTTCGCTTGCGGCTTCGCAGGCCTCCGGCGATTGGGGTGAAGAGAGTGTGCaaggtgtatgtacaccccggtgtggcgaggaggaggacgacagggagacgcgcacgctGGCGGCCGAAGCGGAAACggaggcggcacgcgagCGCGAGTTGCGGGCCTTCTGTGAACAAGAGGCGGCTCTGAttctgcgcgcgcaggcaaGGAAACAAAAG AGACTGCTTCGCAAGGTGCCGGCTGCGTGGTCTCTCTTGACGGAGTTGCTGcactgcgcgcggctgctgtcggTCTCGGCTTCCTTGGAACGCGGCaagcggcgggcgagcgagTCGCGCAAGTGGTGTATCGAAAGCGTGggagccggcgccgcgtttCCACTCTTCTCGGACTCGGAGACGTCGActgaagaggagacggaggaggccgTCAGCGACAGCGACTCCGATGAAGAGAAGATGAACTGCAAAAGCGAGGAGGAGTccgacgccgagagcgaggcgagcgcggagaacGGCGGAGGggcacccgcggcggcgcgcagacggagcTTCTTCCGGCGCGGAAGGTCGCTAAGTCGACGTGACTCCGACCGCGcgggaggaagaaagaagaaaacttCCAGACTTGACAAATACGCAGAACAGTTCCCGATTCTTCGCGAG gcgctgcgcacaTCGGCGCTGCAGGTAAACGCCCGGCTGCGGCACCTCGCCAGGTCGGCGCCCGCTCCTTCCAgcccccgcggcgacgcacctGCGCTccacgcgaggccgccgcccccccaagggcgcctgctgcggcgaggcctgTCTGGGGAGCTCCGCGCCCTGGGCAAGCGCGCGAGTTCGAGCTTCGcacgcagcgagaagaagcccaagttgccgctctcgcgccgaATCAGCACGCGTCTCTCTGGGAATTCGGTATACACGTCGCTGggacgcgagagcgacgacgagctggactctgcggcggacgacggcgacagtgacagcgacgcagcctcggggcgcggggagagggaggccgcgggcgacgtgGAGGCCGAGGGAGCAGCCGAGCGTCCCCGGTGCACGCAGATGCTTGCCTTCGAGGGTCGACTTCCACATGCGCAGGTCGCCCTGAGGCTGCTGAAGATTCGGCGGGGAGTCACGAgccgcgacgcgtcgccgtcgctgctgcgcagcctcaCGTCGCCCAGACTGCACGCGAAGCGTGACGGCGGGGCTGGtacttcggcggcggcgatgccctccgcagctttgttttcctcctccgcgctggATTTGGCGCCAGGCGCAATcgtgccttcgccgtcgttcgCGTCAGAAAGCGACGAAGCAGCGTCGCGGGTCCAGCGCGCgaccagcgccgcgagctgcgagctgggctccgcggcctcggcgccgcatCACTTCTCGACGCCGGCTCCGTCGATCTCTTCGCTGAGGCTCGTGCACCTCccgtcgcaggcgctcgcggcggcggagagcccgCGAGAGCTTGATCGCCCGCTCTGCGAGGCGATTGACGAGACcacgctgcgcgcctggctgtcgcccgcgctctcctccttcctcgcgtctGTGGGGCTGCTGCTCAGTGCGGAGCTCGACGCGGGCGGGCAGCCGCTgggcgcggctctcgcgcaagtctcgctgcgcaggcgcgacggaCGCCGCAACAAAAAGGCGCTTGCGCAGTTCGCGGAGACCTTGCGCGTCTGGGGCGCCGTGGCGGCGgaccgcgcagaggccctcGACGGCGAACGCGACCCCAAGACctggcgcgctcgcctcctccgcgagctgcgaggcgaaTGGCCTGAAGAGATCCGCGGCCGAAGCGCCGAGCGAGGCCACGGGCGTCGAGCGGCAGAGCGGGGACgaaccggcggcgcgaccgggCCCGACAGGGCGACCGACCCCGcaagcggcgacggcggcgggaaGTGCGAGGTCGAGGCCGGGGGAGACGCCCCAGGAgggagcgcggaggcggagctcggGCCCTACGAGGCCCGCAGACTCAGCGCCGATgagggagacagcgacgcagacattgtggacgaggaggcggaggagccgcgaggcggcggccctcCCCAGCGGCTCGCATTTTCATCGCCCAGCGAGTTCGCTGTCCTCTCAGACCTCGCCCGCCACCTGCCGCCACACCCCGAGAAGGAGCCGCCTGCGACTTGGCCGTCTTCGTTCCTCTTCAAAAGcagttcctcctcgtcgctctcctctttgcgctcggcggcgtcgcgcgcgtcttcggcgcggaCTCTAAACTACAGCTCCGCGTTCCCTGCGGTCGCGGCTTTGCCTGCCCACGTCtcggcgctcttcgcggcagccgaggccgctgTCGAGCAGTGGGAGCGCGAGGGATGCGACGACCTCGCGagcgtctgccgcagagccacgagccgcgctgcgcgcgccagagatgaggcgcgcgagaagacgaggtccagcagcagcgacgccgtcgcgcgcgaggtcgGGACGACCAGCACCGTTCTGTCAGGTCTTGTCTCCATTCTGGAGGCACAGGACAGCGACAGCCTGTTGGGGTGCGACGCGCTCGAAGACCTCCTCACGTTCCTCCGCCTCAAGCTCTCTCTCATGTGGCATTGCGCGCGCGACTGCGAAGCAAGTCAAGGCAGCCTCACATCCGCAGACGAACCGACTGAAcggggaggagaaggagataGGAAACCGGCGGCGGGTCGCTCAACGTGTGAAGATGCGGCACCGACCGGACTGGGCTCCGTTGGGCACCCGAGGGCGGCCTCACCGCGCaccgtcttcctcctcgcgaagCGTCTTTGCGCGTGCGCTCAGATGCTGAGactctccgccggcggcacTTTCGCTTCGTGGCAGAgcgagtcgcggcgcgccggcgaggcggcgggcggacagggtgccgcggcgccgcggcgccaggcgtctGTTCATGCGGAGATCTGCAGACTCCTgaaggcgctgctcgccgctgagaggcctgcgcgcgaccTCCCGAGGCCCCCCGAAGTGGACGCGCTGCCGGCAGATCCCTCGTTGGACAGGGAGTTCTGCGGACCCTCGTCCGCggtgctgcggcgcttcgcagaGGAGCTCGGCTTCCCCGCCCTGCCGCTGCTTTTCCTgcacctccgccgcgcagctgacAGAGTGGctgacggcgccgcgcgcgaacgcgaagctgggcgcggagaaaagcgcggcggcctcgcgccgccatggctgggcgcgcgggcgcggatggaaggcggcgcggagctgcggagaGCACAAAAAGACGGCGACGtcgaggagggggaggaggagacacagagagaccTGCGCCCACCCGACGGGCTTGCCCGCGACCAGAGTCTGCAGGAGTTCTTCGTGGAAAAAACGCAGTGGTCTGACGCCATTGCCGCCTTCACGCG CTTACAAGGCCTCGTATGTGtggctcgtctccgcgcgtcgctccgcctgcatgcggctttcttcctccttctctaTCGCAAAACACTTTatggcgctgcggcggcgccggtagcggaggcagctccctcgcctgccgccctcgcgccgcgtgggTCTCGAAGCGCCCCGCCAGAGACTCGCGGCGAAGTCacgctgcagctccgcgcgcgcccacTCTTGGGCTCGGGGCCTACCTCGCCGCGGAGTTCCGACgacttcctccttctcgagGAAATCCCGCTGGATGCGTCGTCGACACAGGGCGCCcagcccgcggcgtcgctccggagagacagcgaggccgcaaagacggaggcagaggcgtcctccctcgcctccgcggcgggcgacgacggcgaagcggggCGTCTggaggcgcttgcgcgcgcccgcgcgcgctggatgctggagcagcagctgcttctcacTGTGGGGCGATTCGTGGTCATCTACCTCCGGTTCGCGGACAGCCTTTGGAG CGCCTATCTGGAGCCGCTCTCGgtctgcctgcgtcgcgcgccgccctttGCGCGTTTCGCTGATCGAGAAGAGGACATTTCTTCGTTgcgagccgcgagggagCCCAACGAAGAAAGGCAaggcaggcgcgaggagctcctcgacgcggcggactcACGTCGCTCGTCTGGCTCCAGCGCGGAGACCGAGAGGTCTTCCAGCGCGACGGAGCTCAGCAGCTTCTATccccctgcgtcgcgggTCGTGGCCGGTGGCCGTCTGGCggtccgcggctgcctcgaagtcgcgggcgccgcggagggagaccCCAACGCGGAGAAGCCGAAAGCGAAACGTCTGCGATTCCAGCGGGAaagcgcggaagacgacctcgagggcgccgcagacccgcgagacacagaagacgcagacgccgg GGCAATTTCGTCGGCGCTTTGGCGCTCGTCCTTCgcttcgtcgcggcgcctgatGCCTGGGTTTTTGTTGCCTTCGAGCTCGGGTCACAACGGTCcgctcggcgacgacgacctCATTCTTCTGCATCTGCATTTGCTCGACGCGGGCTTCATTGACGCCGAAAAGTACGCGATTCCGCCGCTCTTCTCAAGGTGCCTCAGCGCCTTCAagcagcgtctcgccgcgcgccggcgccgagacACCGGCAACGCTTTCGGCAAAACGCTTCTTGACTAA